The following coding sequences are from one Perognathus longimembris pacificus isolate PPM17 chromosome 13, ASM2315922v1, whole genome shotgun sequence window:
- the LOC125361506 gene encoding olfactory receptor 4P4-like → MENRNNVTFFILLGLSQNKNIEIFCFVLFLFCYLAIWVGNVLIMISIMCTHLIDQPMYFFLNCLSLSDLCYTSTVTPKLMNDLLAERKIISYNNCMVQLFILHFLGAIEIFILTAMAYDRYVAICKPLHYTVIMNRQRCHMIILVCCTGGFLHSASQFLLTIFLPFCGPNEMDHYFCDVYPLLQLACIDTYRIGLLVIANSGLIALVTFVILLMSYFLILYTIRVYPAESRSKALSTCSSHIAVMIVFFVPVLFVYIRPNITLQEDKVFALLYTIIAPMFNPLIYTLRNVEMKSAIRKMWCCKIM, encoded by the coding sequence ATGGAAAATAGGAATAATGTCACCTTCTTTATTCTCCTGGGACTTTCTCAAAACAAGAACATTGAAATCTTCTGCTTTGTGTTATTTCTATTTTGCTACCTTGCGATTTGGGTGGGAAATGTGCTCATCATGATTTCTATCATGTGCACTCACCTAATTGACcaacccatgtacttcttcctcaatTGCCTTTCCCTCTCCGACCTCTGCTACACCTCCACAGTGACACCCAAGCTAATGAATGATCTACTGGCCGAAAGGAAGATTATTTCCTATAACAACTGTATGGTACAACTCTTTATCCTTCACTTCCTTGGAGCCATTGAGATCTTCATTCTTACagccatggcctatgaccgctatgtggccatctgtaaACCCCTGCACTATACAGTCATCATGAACAGGCAGAGGTGTCACATGATCATCCTTGTCTGTTGTACTGGAGGATTCCTACACTCAGCCAGTCAGTTTCTCCTCACCATCTTCCTGCCATTCTGTGGCCCCAATGAGATGGATCACTACTTCTGTGATGTGTATCCTTTGCTGCAGTTGGCTTGCATTGATACATACAGAATTGGTCTCTTGGTCATTGCTAATTCTGGACTCATTGCATTAGTGACGTTTGTGATTCTATTGATGTCCTATTTTCTGATACTTTATACCATCAGGGTTTACCCTGCAGAGAGCCGTTCCAAAGCTCTTTCTACTTGCAGCTCTCACATAGCAGTTATGATTGTGTTCTTTGTGCCTGTCCTCTTCGTTTACATTAGACCCAACATAACTTTACAGGAGGACAAAGTGTTTGCTCTTCTGTATACCATCATCGCTCCCATGTTCAACCCTCTGATATACACACTGAGGAATGTGGAAATGAAGAGCGCCATAAGAAAAATGTGG